A genomic window from Salvia miltiorrhiza cultivar Shanhuang (shh) chromosome 5, IMPLAD_Smil_shh, whole genome shotgun sequence includes:
- the LOC130986092 gene encoding WPP domain-interacting protein 1-like, with protein MESDCWVRESVEDNEGIANDSISDKLGTTSESKVQINGSCAVEDSDRNELNLKGAHVELKPKGYGLKKWRRIRRDANRDGDSSTDTGNALAQESPRGGGNPSKRVQYAERKQKSEGSVSSTNAVVKTFDGYALLDDSSLGASPSFAAGTDSENSEDRSSKSSTAASAPKMIGGFPRDKSKMSSFNGKNLMHAVQFGQHGKGRTENSKKARGERVKIEKENSHSSVESDSRSSNFVFMQGTFSVNNGIRSEGANEYDGENGDEVQGIGKQVNDGLRSGYGKGGRGGSPEDVVADSSWAEKEERSENHGPMRDKDPLSESMRALQSAHEALEAEVLKFKEIGSDVSVDGPVSDLCNEYIDVEQKLEETSDEGSQSKVIQSENSAAVAELEDIFKQKVEAEVEYLAISRTVQKMRVAAVEQITVLEEQKDLSSVQAQVLTELGDAENKAASLKKRAEKLENFCEDNESADEILKLQKGACKYGSCFVMQLVLLVVIWGVFILQFSQDYVEVVPT; from the exons ATGGAGAGCGATTGTTGGGTCCGTGAATCAGTGGAAGATAATGAGGGAATTGCTAATGATTCGATTTCGGACAAACTGGGGACTACAAGTGAATCTAAGGTTCAAATCAACGGGTCCTGTGCAGTGGAAGATAGCGATAGGAATGAGTTGAATCTCAAGGGAGCTCATGTGGAGCTCAAACCCAAAGGGTATGGGTTGAAGAAATGGAGGAGGATCAGGAGAGATGCCAATAGGGATGGGGATAGCAGCACTGATACTGGTAATGCGCTTGCGCAGGAGTCTCCGCGTGGCGGTGGTAACCCAAGCAAGCGGGTGCAGTATGCCGAAAGGAAGCAAAAGAGCGAGGGTTCTGTTTCTTCCACCAATGCTGTGGTTAAAACTTTTGATGGTTATGCTCTGCTTGATGATTCAAGCTTGGGGGCGAGTCCATCATTTGCAGCTGGAACTGACTCCGAGAATAGTGAGGATCGGAGTAGCAAGTCCTCCACTGCAGCAAGTGCTCCAAAGATGATTGGGGGATTTCCACGCGATAAGAGCAAGATGAGTAGTTTCAATGGCAAGAATTTGATGCATGCTGTGCAGTTTGGCCAGCATGGAAAGGGCCGAACTGAGAACAGCAAGAAGGCTAGAGGGGAAAGGGTCAAAATCGAGAAAGAAAACTCTCATTCCAGCGTGGAATCTGACTCGCGAAGCTCCAATTTTGTTTTTATGCAGGGAACTTTCTCTGTGAATAATGGGATACGGAGTGAAGGAGCGAATGAGTATGATGGAGAAAATGGTGACGAAGTTCAGGGCATTGGGAAACAAGTAAATGATGGACTTCGAAGTGGTTATGGCAAAGGTGGTCGGGGAGGGTCACCTGAAGATGTAGTTGCTGATTCTTCTTGGGCGGAGAAGGAAGAAAGAAGTGAGAATCATGGTCCCATGAGAGATAAGGATCCACTATCTGAATCCATGCGTGCACTCCAATCTGCACATGAAGCACTAGAAGCAG AGGTGCTTAAGTTTAAGGAAATTGGAAGTGATGTTTCAGTAGACGGTCCTGTTTCCGACTTATGCAATGAGTACATAGATGTAGAGCAAAAACTTGAAGAAACAAGCGATGAGGGTTCGCAATCCAAAGTTATACAAAGTGAAAACAGTGCTGCGGTAGCAGAACTCGAAGACATCTTCAAGCAGAAGGTTGAAGCTGAAGTGGAGTATTTGGCAATATCAAGAACAGTACAAAAGATGAGAGTTGCTGCTGTCGAGCAAATTACTGTATTAGAAGAACAAAAGGATCTGAGTTCAGTGCAAGCTCAGGTACTCACCGAGCTCGGAGATGCTGAAAACAAGGCTGCATCGCTTAAGAAACGGGCTGAGAAGTTGGAGAACTTCTGTGAAGACAATGAAAGTGCGGATGAAATATTGAAGCTGCAGAAGGGGGCATGTAAGTACGGTTCGTGTTTTGTGATGCAGCTAGTTTTGTTGGTTGTCATCTGGGGCGTCTTTATACTCCAATTTTCGCAAGATTATGTGGAGGTTGTTCCCACCTAG
- the LOC130986091 gene encoding PRA1 family protein G2 — translation MPSSPAAATYTTIPISGIDVIFRSTQNLSASLSRCRPWPEFLSGLDLPPSLSAASLRFRRNAAYFSLNYAIIVSACAAVSLITTPLALIVLGFVLFLWLIFHFFREDPLLIWGRHVSDWAVIAGLVMLSILALWITGPLHNLSIGIIVGLLISSIHGVLRNPEGLFLDENDAVSTGLIATAGPSFTPPL, via the coding sequence ATGCCCTCCTCCCCCGCCGCCGCGACCTACACCACAATCCCGATTTCCGGCATCGACGTCATTTTCCGATCGACGCAGAACCTCTCCGCCTCCCTCTCTCGCTGCCGCCCCTGGCCGGAGTTCCTGTCGGGCCTGGACCTCCCGCCCTCCCTCTCCGCCGCGTCCCTTAGGTTCCGGCGCAACGCTGCGTACTTCTCCCTAAACTACGCCATAATCGTGAGCGCGTGCGCCGCCGTGTCGCTCATCACCACGCCTCTGGCGCTGATAGTGCTCGGATTCGTGTTGTTCCTGTGGTTGATCTTCCACTTCTTCCGGGAGGACCCGCTGTTGATTTGGGGGCGGCACGTGAGCGATTGGGCGGTGATTGCGGGGCTTGTGATGCTGTCGATTTTGGCTCTGTGGATCACCGGCCCGTTGCATAACCTGTCGATCGGCATTATCGTGGGGCTGTTGATCTCCAGCATCCATGGCGTGTTGAGAAACCCCGAAGGGCTTTTCCTGGACGAGAACGACGCCGTCTCCACCGGTTTGATCGCCACTGCTGGACCTTCCTTCACTCCGCCTTTGTGA